The following are encoded together in the Bactrocera neohumeralis isolate Rockhampton chromosome 6, APGP_CSIRO_Bneo_wtdbg2-racon-allhic-juicebox.fasta_v2, whole genome shotgun sequence genome:
- the LOC126763505 gene encoding 60S ribosomal protein L18: MGIDISHKYDRKVRRTEPKSQDVYLRLLVKLYRFLQRRTNKKFNRIVLKRLFMSRINRPPMSLQRVSRFFKKADQPEATVVVVGSITNDIRLLKVPKMTICALHVSQTARERIIKAGGKVLTFDQLALKSPTGKNTLLLQGKRTARTACKHFGKAPGVPHSHTRPYVRSKGRKFERARGRRSSCGYKK, from the exons ATG GGTATCGATATCAGCCACAAATACGATCGCAAAGTTCGCAGAACTGAGCCCAAATCTCAAGATGTTTACTTGCGTCTTCTTGTTAAG CTGTACCGCTTCCTGCAGCGTCGTACCAACAAGAAGTTCAATCGCATCGTGTTGAAGCGTCTGTTTATGAGCAGAATTAACCGCCCACCAATGTCGTTGCAGCGTGTCAGCCGTTTCTTCAAGAAAGCCGATCAACCCGAAGctaccgttgttgttgttggtagcaTTACCAATGACATTCGTCTTTTGAAAGTACCAAAAATGACGATTTGTGCTTTACATGTCTCACAAACAGCTCGCGAGCGTATCATTAAGGCTGGTGGTAAAGTATTGACTTTCGATCAGCTGGCACTTAAATCGCCAACTGGAAAGAATACATTGCTGTTGCAAGGCAAACGTACTGCACGCACAGCCTGCAAGCACTTCGGTAAGGCTCCTGGTGTGCCACACTCTCACACCCGACCATATGTCCGATCAAAGGGTCGCAAATTTGAGCGTGCTCGTGGTCGTCGTTCCAGCTGCGGTTACAAGAAGTAA
- the LOC126763503 gene encoding vesicle transport protein USE1 isoform X1 codes for MTFQFSINCLYVFLCAKIYIMATKLNVNIRTLLSNCEELSKDEANYWRLKKFIKSLDTMIEELKEFDDLSSNMKIADYTKRLQALKILTNYIDSPPPVKSLRSKLRPAYEAGEDAIKEMQQLQSSKHYADIRKELLNEDSLRRRKPDDNATNADNMNEAVKYYNEAQEKITEHMLSLTRNLKEQTETANRIIKKDTEIASRSTNMADRNINSLNKETEKLAEHSRNAWKCWMWLMFAFVITVFIGMVLFMKIMKKRKV; via the exons ATGACGTTTCAGTTTTCTATTAATTGTTTATACGTGTTTTTAtgtgcaaaaatttatattatggcTACTaaactaaatgtaaatattagaACACTTCTGTCCAACTGCGAAGAGCTATCAAAGGATGAAGCAAATTATTGGCGtttgaaaaagtttataaaatctTTGGACACAATGATAGAGGAACTCAAGGAATTTGACGA TTTAAGTAGTAATATGAAAATTGCAGATTATACCAAACGACTACAGGCTCTAAAGATTCTTACGAATTACATAGATAGTCCACCACCTGTAAAGAGCCTACGGTCTAAACTACGCCCTGCATATGAAGCGGGTGAGGATGCAATAAAAGAAATGCAACAACTCCAAAGTTCGAAACATTATGCAGATATACGAAAAGAGTTACTAAATG AAGATTCACTTCGCCGACGAAAACCAGATGATAACGCAACAAATGCTGATAACATGAATGAAGCAGTTAAATATTACAATGAAgctcaagaaaaaattactgAGCATATGCTGTCGCTAACGCGAAATCTAAAAGAGCAGACAGAGACTGCAAATCGGATAATAAAGAAGGATACTGAAATAGCTTCAAGATCTACAAATATGGCTGATCGCAACATTAATTCATTGAATaaagaaactgaaaaattaGCTGAACATTCACGTAATGCATGGAAATGTTGGATGTGGCTAATGTTTGCTTTCGTTATTACAGTATTTATTG GTATGGTATTATtcatgaaaattatgaaaaagaggAAAGTTTAG
- the LOC126763501 gene encoding folliculin isoform X2: MYSKDNESGATFLSTQTAALPDVQLLIKQAAVRSLSCEINSNKDGGFVFFGDSSRGHVLSHTFQVNDLQARGFYQLFSIIVLMKDKYFLLNTKPFLAEHLRKISADIQASAKKINDETKELPRQRRLSSAQVLVQTPRSLVELTGEENIFAFLHSHFSWILLAGSRFLTEHVTFGNLPWLPPQSSDRPPQQRLTYNITLPMLQKYEETINDPEREEFYSLRHVKEVVRREFNTIVYCALTGIKIIVRGSSDRTLNFMLCLKKLLPEPMHNLMRIDAQHQHSISSDYKIISVSNEIAVPMACSSVYRVDFLDDSADGQKVCVKWPGELPRKWPDLMVKLMKAVDEKRFTPLVLNKQTRVLMEEWKNKVICLNQAKSSNGQAKLRKVLGVQPQDQPLINYWSGHLQ, from the exons ATGTATAGCAAAGATAATGAAAGTGGCGCTACTTTTTTAAGCACACAAACAGCTGCATTGCCGGATGTACAATTGCTGATTAAGCAGGCAGCTGTGCGCAGCCTCAGCTGTGAAATTAATTCCAACAAAGACGGAGGTTTTGTATTCTTTGGTGACTCTTCAAGGGGACATGTATTAAGTCACACATTTCAAGTAAATGATTTACAG GCACGCGGATTCTATCAACTCTTCTCAATAATTGTCCTTATGAAGGATAAGTACTTTCTCCTAAACACAAAACCCTTTCTAGCAGAACACCTGCGCAAAATATCCGCCGACATACAAGCATCTGCCAAGAAAATTAACGATGAGACAAAGGAATTGCCGCGTCAACGGCGCCTATCCAGTGCCCAAGTTTTAGTACAGACTCCACGCTCTTTAGTAGAATTAACTGGCGAAGAGAATATTTTTGCATTCTTACATTCACATTTTTCGTGGATACTGTTGGCCGGCTCACGATTTCTTACGGAACATGTAACTTTCGGCAATTTGCCGTGGTTACCACCACAAAGCAGTGACCGTCCACCACAACAGCGTTTGACTTATAACATAACACTGCCAATGTTACAAAAGTACGAGGAAACAATTAATGATCCGGAGCGTGAGGAGTTTTATTCACTAAGGCATGTGAAGGAAGTCGTGCGACGAGAATTCAACACAATCGTTTACTGCGCTTTAACTGgcataaaa ATAATTGTTCGCGGTAGCTCAGATCGCACGTTAAATTTCATGTTGTGTTTGAAAAAACTACTTCCAGAACCAATGCATAATCTCATGCGTATTGATGCTCAGCATCAGCATTCTATTAGTTctgattataaaataatatctgTGTCAAACGAAATAGCAGTGCCTATGGCATGTAGCTCTGTGTATCGTGTAGACTTTTTGGATGATTCTGCTGATGGTCAGAAAGTTTGTGTAAAATGGCCAGGGGAATTGCCAAGAAAAT GGCCCGACTTGATGGTAAAATTAATGAAGGCAGTGGACGAGAAACGTTTTACACCGCTGGTGTTAAATAAGCAAACAAGAGTTTTAATGGAAGAGTGGAAAAA CAAAGTCATATGTCTAAATCAGGCAAAATCGTCCAATGGTCAAGCGAAACTAAGAAAAGTTTTAGGCGTGCAACCTCAGGATCAGCCGCTAATAAATTATTGGAGTGGACATTTGCAATAA
- the LOC126763503 gene encoding vesicle transport protein USE1 isoform X2: MTFQFSINCLYVFLCAKIYIMATKLNVNIRTLLSNCEELSKDEANYWRLKKFIKSLDTMIEELKEFDDLSSNMKIADYTKRLQALKILTNYIDSPPPVKSLRSKLRPAYEAGEDAIKEMQQLQSSKHYADIRKELLNDSLRRRKPDDNATNADNMNEAVKYYNEAQEKITEHMLSLTRNLKEQTETANRIIKKDTEIASRSTNMADRNINSLNKETEKLAEHSRNAWKCWMWLMFAFVITVFIGMVLFMKIMKKRKV, from the exons ATGACGTTTCAGTTTTCTATTAATTGTTTATACGTGTTTTTAtgtgcaaaaatttatattatggcTACTaaactaaatgtaaatattagaACACTTCTGTCCAACTGCGAAGAGCTATCAAAGGATGAAGCAAATTATTGGCGtttgaaaaagtttataaaatctTTGGACACAATGATAGAGGAACTCAAGGAATTTGACGA TTTAAGTAGTAATATGAAAATTGCAGATTATACCAAACGACTACAGGCTCTAAAGATTCTTACGAATTACATAGATAGTCCACCACCTGTAAAGAGCCTACGGTCTAAACTACGCCCTGCATATGAAGCGGGTGAGGATGCAATAAAAGAAATGCAACAACTCCAAAGTTCGAAACATTATGCAGATATACGAAAAGAGTTACTAAATG ATTCACTTCGCCGACGAAAACCAGATGATAACGCAACAAATGCTGATAACATGAATGAAGCAGTTAAATATTACAATGAAgctcaagaaaaaattactgAGCATATGCTGTCGCTAACGCGAAATCTAAAAGAGCAGACAGAGACTGCAAATCGGATAATAAAGAAGGATACTGAAATAGCTTCAAGATCTACAAATATGGCTGATCGCAACATTAATTCATTGAATaaagaaactgaaaaattaGCTGAACATTCACGTAATGCATGGAAATGTTGGATGTGGCTAATGTTTGCTTTCGTTATTACAGTATTTATTG GTATGGTATTATtcatgaaaattatgaaaaagaggAAAGTTTAG
- the LOC126763501 gene encoding folliculin isoform X1, translating into MNAVIALCHFCEAHGPSAIFCTQTLRDTKLEELQLNQQHVENKLCSACNSLGQTNGMYSKDNESGATFLSTQTAALPDVQLLIKQAAVRSLSCEINSNKDGGFVFFGDSSRGHVLSHTFQVNDLQARGFYQLFSIIVLMKDKYFLLNTKPFLAEHLRKISADIQASAKKINDETKELPRQRRLSSAQVLVQTPRSLVELTGEENIFAFLHSHFSWILLAGSRFLTEHVTFGNLPWLPPQSSDRPPQQRLTYNITLPMLQKYEETINDPEREEFYSLRHVKEVVRREFNTIVYCALTGIKIIVRGSSDRTLNFMLCLKKLLPEPMHNLMRIDAQHQHSISSDYKIISVSNEIAVPMACSSVYRVDFLDDSADGQKVCVKWPGELPRKWPDLMVKLMKAVDEKRFTPLVLNKQTRVLMEEWKNKVICLNQAKSSNGQAKLRKVLGVQPQDQPLINYWSGHLQ; encoded by the exons ATGAATGCAGTTATAGCGCTCTGCCATTTCTGCGAGGCACATGGGCCTAGTGCAATATTTTGTACGCAAACATTGCGAGATACAAAACTTGAAGAGCTGCAGCTAAATCAACAACATgtagaaaataaactttgttcTGCATGCAATTCCCTAGGACAAACCAATGGCATGTATAGCAAAGATAATGAAAGTGGCGCTACTTTTTTAAGCACACAAACAGCTGCATTGCCGGATGTACAATTGCTGATTAAGCAGGCAGCTGTGCGCAGCCTCAGCTGTGAAATTAATTCCAACAAAGACGGAGGTTTTGTATTCTTTGGTGACTCTTCAAGGGGACATGTATTAAGTCACACATTTCAAGTAAATGATTTACAG GCACGCGGATTCTATCAACTCTTCTCAATAATTGTCCTTATGAAGGATAAGTACTTTCTCCTAAACACAAAACCCTTTCTAGCAGAACACCTGCGCAAAATATCCGCCGACATACAAGCATCTGCCAAGAAAATTAACGATGAGACAAAGGAATTGCCGCGTCAACGGCGCCTATCCAGTGCCCAAGTTTTAGTACAGACTCCACGCTCTTTAGTAGAATTAACTGGCGAAGAGAATATTTTTGCATTCTTACATTCACATTTTTCGTGGATACTGTTGGCCGGCTCACGATTTCTTACGGAACATGTAACTTTCGGCAATTTGCCGTGGTTACCACCACAAAGCAGTGACCGTCCACCACAACAGCGTTTGACTTATAACATAACACTGCCAATGTTACAAAAGTACGAGGAAACAATTAATGATCCGGAGCGTGAGGAGTTTTATTCACTAAGGCATGTGAAGGAAGTCGTGCGACGAGAATTCAACACAATCGTTTACTGCGCTTTAACTGgcataaaa ATAATTGTTCGCGGTAGCTCAGATCGCACGTTAAATTTCATGTTGTGTTTGAAAAAACTACTTCCAGAACCAATGCATAATCTCATGCGTATTGATGCTCAGCATCAGCATTCTATTAGTTctgattataaaataatatctgTGTCAAACGAAATAGCAGTGCCTATGGCATGTAGCTCTGTGTATCGTGTAGACTTTTTGGATGATTCTGCTGATGGTCAGAAAGTTTGTGTAAAATGGCCAGGGGAATTGCCAAGAAAAT GGCCCGACTTGATGGTAAAATTAATGAAGGCAGTGGACGAGAAACGTTTTACACCGCTGGTGTTAAATAAGCAAACAAGAGTTTTAATGGAAGAGTGGAAAAA CAAAGTCATATGTCTAAATCAGGCAAAATCGTCCAATGGTCAAGCGAAACTAAGAAAAGTTTTAGGCGTGCAACCTCAGGATCAGCCGCTAATAAATTATTGGAGTGGACATTTGCAATAA